One Hippocampus zosterae strain Florida chromosome 21, ASM2543408v3, whole genome shotgun sequence genomic region harbors:
- the prickle1b gene encoding prickle-like protein 1b yields the protein MLFLERPRLMNPERSERPSHRGPDMEPLPGGNKTKVPVSFQRSSTSDDDSGCALEEYAWVPPGLRPEQVQMYFSCLPEDKVPYVNSCGEKHRIRQLLYQLPPHDNEVRYCQALTEEENKELHMFSAQRKREALGRGTPKILPRALQHTRCENCGGGINGGEMAIFASRAGLSPCWHPACFVCATCQELLVDLIYFYQNGKILCGRHHAEMMKPRCSSCDEIIFADECTEAEGRHWHMKHFACFECGTMLGGQRYIMKDGRPYCCGCFESLYAEYCEACGENIGVDHAQMTYEGGHWHATNECFCCAQCKTSLLGCPFLPKQGRIYCSKACSQGEDIHASDSSDSAFQSARSRESRRSVRTGKSSRPAEQWRQSQVLNPSTVVSVSEYKMVGGEVDGEIDVIGKKLSHLGLDEERYWRDREEQDAGAEEDPEEWAQHEDYMTQLLLKFGDQGMLHQIQQPSLKSSTPSQDRNHLISVSDPWLKPESLGITASSPTPTSPTQSQTSNQSRATSLSPGLMSKKHLPEMYWAQSQDGLGDSAYGSHPGPASARKIQELDLDQDQDQCSAGKHSLWQENRQWYQDTLECIADELRKAGQGVGDSMDSLALSNITGASVDGDGRDRPMVYTLHATQEPLAGDGCEKMSNMGTYNSSHLHHSNSSLNLNLVKGGQETAQEGDLATRGGLRSLYPHSEAPPSAFVHAPALRRTKSQSRPPQMVKFTDDTVDNGYNDGFEVNIRKHPMSERPQRRAYAHDEAGWERTRPSSHHGRSRQNPHHGRHRRSRKTHSDIALNMVPSEKAQRPFRHHRHHLAGTRQRSPSQPLAYSQSRSEYLIQGPTQGDRRIEHFMAHYKDEDEWCSTCSSSSSDSEQEGYFLGQPIPQPRPAGRYYAEDYPRVIALSSQSHGSKTGRRKSRRSKNCIIS from the exons ATGCTTTTCCTGGAG CGGCCACGCTTGATGAACCCGGAGCGCAGTGAGCGTCCATCGCATCGAGGCCCGGATATGGAGCCACTTCCCGGGGGGAACAAGACCAAGGTGCCCGTGAGCTTCCAGAGGAGCTCCACCTCCGATGACGACTCCGGCTGTGCGCTGGAGGAGTACGCCTGGGTGCCACCGGGACTTAGACCCGAACAG GTCCAGATGTATTTTTCCTGTCTGCCGGAGGACAAAGTGCCGTACGTCAACAGCTGCGGAGAGAAACACCGGATCAGACAGCTCCTCTACCAGCTGCCGCCTCACGACAACGAG GTTCGTTATTGCCAGGCCCTAACCGAAGAGGAGAACAAGGAGCTTCACATGTTCAGCGCCCAGCGGAAGAGAGAAGCGCTCGGGAGGGGAACGCCCAAGATCCTGCCTCGAGCTTTGCAACACACACGATGCGAGAAT TGTGGAGGTGGCATCAACGGCGGCGAGATGGCAATCTTTGCTTCGAGGGCTGGACTGAGCCCCTGCTGGCACCCAGCATGCTTTGTGTGCGCTACGTGCCAGGAGCTGCTTGTGGATTTGATCTATTTCTACCAAAATGGCAAAATCCTCTGCGGGAGACACCACGCGGAAATGATGAAACCGAGATGCTCCTCTTGCGATGAG ATTATTTTCGCAGATGAGTGCACGGAGGCGGAAGGCCGTCATTGGCACATGAAGCACTTTGCCTGCTTTGAGTGCGGGACGATGTTAGGGGGGCAACGCTACATCATGAAAGACGGTCGGCCATACTGCTGTGGATGCTTCGAGTCGCTGTATGCAGAGTACTGCGAGGCTTGCGGTGAAAATATTG GAGTGGACCATGCTCAAATGACCTACGAAGGGGGACACTGGCATGCCACGAACGAGTGCTTCTGTTGCGCTCAGTGTAAGACGTCCTTGCTGGGCTGTCCCTTCCTGCCGAAACAAGGGCGCATCTACTGTTCCAAGGCCTGCAGCCAAGGAGAGGACATCCACGCCTCAGATTCTTCGGACTCCGCCTTTCAGTCTGCTCGCTCGCGCGAATCCCGCCGCAGTGTGCGCACGGGGAAGAGCAGCAGGCCCGCCGAACAGTGGAGGCAGTCCCAAGTCTTAAACCCCTCCACCGTCGTCTCCGTGAGCGAGTACAAGATGGTCGGGGGCGAAGTGGACGGGGAGATCGATGTCATTGGGAAGAAGCTTTCTCATCTGGGCCTGGATGAGGAAAGGTACTGGAGGGATCGTGAAGAGCAGGATGCCGGGGCGGAAGAGGACCCAGAGGAATGGGCCCAGCACGAGGACTACATGACTCAGCTCTTGCTCAAGTTCGGGGACCAAGGAATGTTGCACCAGATTCAGCAGCCATCCCTAAAATCGTCCACTCCCAGTCAAGACAGAAACCATTTGATAAGTGTCTCCGACCCTTGGCTAAAGCCGGAAAGCCTCGGAATCACCGCCTCTTCGCCGACCCCCACCAGCCCAACCCAGAGCCAAACTTCCAATCAATCCAGAGCCACTAGCCTGAGTCCCGGCCTCATGAGCAAGAAGCATCTTCCCGAAATGTACTGGGCCCAGTCTCAAGATGGGCTGGGAGATTCGGCCTATGGAAGTCACCCAGGGCCTGCCAGTGCCAGAAAGATCCAAGAGTTAGACTTGGACCAAGATCAGGACCAGTGCAGCGCAGGTAAACATTCCCTGTGGCAAGAGAATAGGCAGTGGTACCAAGATACACTGGAGTGTATTGCAGATGAGCTGAGGAAGGCGGGGCAGGGCGTGGGAGACTCCATGGACTCGCTGGCGTTGTCAAACATCACAG GTGCATCCGTTGACGGCGATGGCAGAGATAGGCCTATGGTCTACACCCTCCATGCAACGCAGGAACCTTTGGCGGGAGATGGCTGTGAGAAAATGAGCAACATGGGGACCTACAATTCTTCTCACCTACACCACAGTAACTCCTCTCTCAACCTTAACTTGGTGAAAGGCGGCCAGGAGACGGCACAAGAGGGAGACCTAGCGACCAGGGGAGGACTTCGGTCTTTGTACCCCCATTCAGAAGCACCGCCTTCTGCGTTTGTCCACGCGCCAGCTCTGAGGAGGACCAAGTCACAGTCCAGGCCTCCTCAGATGGTCAAGTTCACAGATGACACCGTGGACAACGGATATAACGATGGCTTTGAGGTCAATATTCGAAAGCACCCTATGAGTGAGAGGCCGCAGCGGAGGGCTTATGCCCACGACGAGGCGGGCTGGGAAAGAACCCGTCCGTCCAGTCACCACGGGCGCAGCAGACAGAATCCCCACCACGGTAGGCACCGCAGGAGCCGCAAAACCCATTCAGACATCGCCCTCAACATGGTGCCGTCGGAAAAGGCGCAGAGACCATTTCGACATCACCGACATCATCTTGCCGGCACCCGACAAAGGTCTCCAAGTCAACCACTGGCGTACTCTCAAAGCCGGTCTGAATATTTGATTCAGGGGCCAACCCAGGGAGACCGTCGGATTGAGCATTTTATGGCTCACTATAAAGATGAGGACGAGTGGTGCTCCACTTGCTCTTCATCATCTTCGGACTCTGAGCAGGAGGGATACTTCCTGGGCCAGCCGATCCCCCAGCCCCGACCCGCCGGGCGCTACTATGCCGAGGATTACCCGAGGGTTATTGCTCTTTCGTCCCAAAGTCACGGCTCAAAGACCGGTCGCAGGAAGAGCCGCCGCTCCAAAAACTGCATTATCTCCTAA